In one Plutella xylostella chromosome 20, ilPluXylo3.1, whole genome shotgun sequence genomic region, the following are encoded:
- the LOC125490082 gene encoding bifunctional peptidase and (3S)-lysyl hydroxylase Jmjd7 yields MVDVQTEVAFASEAFTKRPDAVNFWMGDERAVTSMHKDPYENIYCVIDGYKDFILIPPTDLPYVPYKRYPVAEFKLTGDKWSIVPNASGTETTDSEETDDGVRRIEDDGDGVKGNGLPWICVDPLNPDYDQHPQFAKAHRYHIRLNKGDCLYLPSLWFHHVRQSHGCIAVNYWYDMEFDIKYCYFKMLERLCNKY; encoded by the exons ATGGTGGATGTACAGACAGAAGTGGCATTTGCCAGTGAAGCTTTTACCAAGAGGCCTGATGCTGTCAACTTTTGGATGGGGGATGAACGAGCTGTGACTTCAA TGCACAAGGACCCCTACGAAAACATATACTGTGTTATAGACGGATACAAAGATTTCATATTAATACCACCAACCGACCTCCCATATGTACCCTACAAGCGCTATCCAGTGGCCGAGTTCAAACTAACAGGCGACAAATGGAGCATAGTACCTAATGCAAGTGGGACAGAGACAACAGATAGTGAAGAGACTGATGATGGAGTGAGAAGAATAGAGGATGATGGTGATGGTGTAAAGGGAAATGGGCTGCCATGGATTTGTGTTG ACCCTCTAAACCCGGACTACGATCAGCACCCACAGTTCGCGAAGGCCCACAGATACCACATACGGCTCAACAAGGGGGACTGTCTCTACCTGCCCAGTCTCTGGTTCCACCACGTGAGGCAGAGCCACGGGTGCATAGCCGTCAACTATTGGTACGATATGGAGTTTGATATCAAGTACTGCTACTTCAAGATGTTGGAGAGACTTTGCAATAAATACTGA